GACAAGAGCCCTGATCCGGCGTTCGACGGCTTTGGATGTGTCAGTCGAGACGCCTTCAACCTCCACGCCGCTCCACAGGTCATGATCTGCCTTGGGCATCTCGAAGACGCGTACGTCGACCTTGAGCCCCTTGGCGGCATCATCTTCCAGTACTGAATCGACGAGTTCGGGCTCAAAAATGAGGGCGTCGGTCTCCTTGTGTTCCTTGAGGAACGTGACATAGGTTTGAGAGGCTGCTTTCTGAAGGACGTCGTCCTTCAACTCCTCATCACTCACATATTTGGCGACAATGGAAAGGGGAGCCTTGCCCGGACGGAACCCGGGTATGCGAAGTTTGCCGGCCATCGCCTGCATCGCCTCGCGGTGCATTGCTGAGACTTCGTCGGCACTGAATGTTGCAGAGAGTACGGTCGAATTGCCGATCTTGTTGGTGGTGGTGTATTCCACGGTCTCCTCCAGGTTGGTGCGAAGGGCGGGAGTCGAACCCGCATGGAATTACCCACTGGATCCTAGGTCCAGCGCGTCTGCCAGTTCCGCCACCCTCGCTGAATACTTACTGACATCGCAGGGAACTGAATCTTTGGGCAAGTGGTGGTGGGTCGTACAGGACTTGAACCTGTAACCGCCTGATTAAGAGTCAGATGCTCTACCAATTGAGCTAACGACCCACAACTTGAACGCAACGATTATAGGACTTTTCATGAGGGTGTCAAGCGATCCCGCGGCTACAACTGCATCATATGCCGCGCCGTCGGTTCTCGTAGCTCGAAACACAATTGGCGCGCCCAGCAGGAGTCGAACCCGCAACCTGCGGATCCGAAGTCCGCAGCTCTATCCAGTTGAGCTATGGGCGCTAGCCTCACGATCCTGGTGCGCTTAGCAGGACTCGAACCTGCGACCTACGGATTAGGAATCCATCGCTCTATCCGCCTGAGCTATAAGCGCAGTATTGCAAAGCGCATGATATCAAGGGTCGTGCTCACAAAAATGGGGTGGGTAAGGAGACTCGAACTCCCAACATCTGGATCCACAGTCCAGTACTCTAACCAATTGAGCTATACCCACCATATCGGACTGGCGAGCCCAGCAGGATTTGAACCTGCGACCGACGGATTAGAAATCCGTTGCTCTATCCAGCTGAGCTATGGGCCCATGGTCGGGGCGAGTGGATTTGAACCACCGATCTCATGGTCCCAAACCATGCGCGTTACCAAGCTACGCCACACCCCGAATAGAAAGAGAATACACGCAATCAGCCAAAAATCAAGGTCTCAGCGGCAGGGCCTCTTGAAGAGAACACCACAGAGCCCTGGCGGCCTGTGCACGGTGGCTGATACGGTCTTTGAGACCGGCATCCATCTCGCCAAAGGTGAGCGAGTACCCGTCCGGGGTGAACAGTGGATCATATCCAAAACCCTGAGACCCACGCGATTCCGCAGTCACGGTCCCGGCGACAGCGCCGGAGCAGACAAGACACCGGCATGACCGAGGAAGAAACGCGACGATCCAGCACACGAACCGTGCAGGCGTTGACAATACGTGGTGCTCTGTGAGAAACGCTCCGAGCGCAGCCCTTTCCGAGAGATTCGCATACCGAAAGCGCGCAGAATGGGCTCCAGGCATATTGTCAAACAGGGGTAGCTCAAGGCCGGAGTCGTCCCCGAGGACAACACAGTCATCGAGTCCCGAGGTCAGGACACTCAGGAGGCCCGACCGAGCTTTCCTGTACGCGTTCTGGTAGTAGGTGACGCCACACTCGACGACGCTCTCCACGTCCAGTTCTTCCAAGGGAAGCCGGCAGTCCAGACCTCTGAGAATACTGCCATATTCCTCCAGTTTGTGGGCGTTGCCGGTGACAAGTCGCAGCCTCAAACGTCTGCAACCTCGACTGCGCTGACATAGTCACCAAGGAAGAGACGGGCCTTTTCGAGAAAGTCGCCAGGGTCGCCTGTCGTGAAGAACCTGTCCTGCTGTCCTGCCCCAGTGGTCAACCGACACTTCTCGAGCACCAGCCCTACCTCGTATGCAAGTTCCTTGCTTGGGTCGACAATCTTAACGCCCGGCCCAAGGATGCCTTCCATGAGGCTGTTGAGGAAGGGGAAGTGGGTGCAACCCAGAACAAGGGTATCTGCTCCGAACTCCCGCACCGGCTTCAGAACGTCCGCGGCATAGTCAGCCACATCCTGACCCTCGATGCTCCCAGCTTCCACAAGATTCACGAGCTCCTGCGACTGGAGTTCTATCATTTCTACCGTCGGATCCAGCAGGCCCATTGCCCTGAGATAGCCGTGGCTCCGTGCTGTCCCGGGGGTCGAAAGCACCGCGACTCTGCTGTTGCGGGTCGCCAGCTGTGCACTCTTGACGCCAGCAGAAATCATCCCCAGGACGGGGACGCTCACACGTTGCTGGATATCCGGAAAAACGGCGCTGGACGCCGTGTTGCAGGCCACAACGACCATTCGGGCTCCGTGAGCCTCGAGGAACTCGACGAGGGCCGTGGCCCTGCTGATCACCTGCTCCCTTGGCTTCGTTCCATACGGAAAAAAGCGGGAGTCGGCAATGTACATGATAGCCTCTCGTGGCAATCGGTTCTTCAGCTCCCGAACGACCGCCAGTCCTCCGACTCCTGAGTCGAACACGCCTACGTAGGATTCCACTCGACCTCTCTACCTGCTGAAGTACTCGACTATCGCGTCCACAATACCTTGAGCCACCTTCTGCTGGAACGAGTCCTCCCGCAGAAGTCGTTCCTCTTCTCTGTTGCTGATGAACGCGCACTCCACCAGGGCAGAAGGCATGGTATCGATGTGGGACACGAGGTACAGCGACGTCTTCTGCGTCCCTCGATCCGTTCTTCCCAGGGCCGAAACGAGATGCTTCTGGACAAGCGCAGAAAAAACTTTCGACTGGTCAAACCAGTAGTGTACTTCGGTGCCTCCAATTGATGTCTCCCCATCCGTGGCGTTCTGGTGAATTGCAAGAAACAGATCCGCCCCTGAACTGTTGGCTATCTGCACCCGCCTGGCGAGGTCAGGGTTGTCCTTTGAGGTATCATCCGACCGCGTCATGACGACGCGGACGCCATCCGCCTCGAGCAACGTCTTCACCTTTAGCGCGATTGACAGGTTGACTGACGATTCCCTCGTCCCGGAAGGACCTACGGCCCCGAAGTCGAAGGAGCCCGTCGATGACATGTAGCCGTGACCGGGGTCAAGGACGACTTTCTTCCCTTCAATCGTTCCTTCGACAGCGCCGGAAAGACTGATGACATAGATACCCGTTGCGGGGTTCTGCACCTCGGCTGTGGAAGCAGGAGCATGTATGCGCATCTCCACGATGGGAGGGATATCGTTCAGACGCTGCTTCGCCGACACGGTGGCCCAAGCCGACAGCGCCTGCTGGCCAGCGATAGACGCGGCCGAAACCCCCTCCAGCTGGAAGACGCAGTAGTTACCGTCCACCGTCTTCGTCACGTTCAGGTCACAGGCAGACGTGATCGTGATGCTCCCCGACGCACTTGCGGAAGCACCTGTAAGGGCAATTGACGAGATGATCGGGTCAAGATAGACCCTCAGAGCGTCTCCGGCCGCCTGGAGTCCAAACACGTGTGCCACTGTCGCCACCGGAACGTAGAGCAGACCACTCAGGATCTTTGGCGCGACAAGCATCTCTTCGCTCCAGTGGTTGCTGTCCTGTGCAATCTTGAGAGTCCGCAGCCCGTCCTTCAGGACGTACTGTCGATTGCCGAGTGTCAGGCTCGTTTGCTGATTGGCCGCGTCCCAGGACAGCAGCATACCATAGGCATTGGCCACGTCTACGAGCGGTACGAAGGTGGCCCCCTCTGCGAAAAATGTCTCTTCGCTGCCGGACAGAAGCTCGCCACACAGAAACACAGCCTTCGACGGCGCGGTCGATCCAGGCGCGCTCACCACCAGCTGCACCGTCGACGTGCTGGTTGATTGCTTCAAGCCAGTATCGGATCCGACAAGATAGATGACAATGCTGGATACGAAGCCGGCTGAGGTCGCCCCTACCTTCACCGCTGACACTTGTTTCGTCGGCACACCCACAATGCCGGCCTGTGCAGACTGCACCAGCCTTGGCAGTGAGACTTCGATGCGTTCAGGATTGTGTCCCGGGACAATCGACAGCCCACTCTTGTCCCCGTCGATGTGCATCGTGACGCCAGTCCAGCCGTTCGACGATACCAACTCGATACCGGTCAGACTGCAGACGGTACCGCCAGGACCAGTACCACCAACCACTGTCCCGTCAGTCATCGCTACCCAGTCCTCGGAGGAGGCATCAGACAGTTCAAGGGACACTTGCGCGCCATCTGTAGCGATGCCGACAATGACCTTGCCCGTGGCGGCAAGCGCCCCGTCGTTCCTTGCGACGAACGGCGACGCGACCAGATATGCTGACGGACCCACGGAAGTAAGGCTCTTCCCTATGGTTGCAGCAACAAGGCTGCTTGGCAACCTCTCCCACGAGCTAAGCAACGGCGCGAAGACCCAACCCGTCTTCTCGGCAGCAGTCACACGGCACCAGGTCTCCTTCTGTTCGTTCATGGAGTAGCCGGTGATGAGAAGGCTCGTCCCAGAAGGCAGCACGCCAAGGCGGTCGTACATGACTGAAGGTCCACTGCGAAGGTTCGCCGCATCCACCGTCTTCGTCGGAAGTGGAAGCTTCGGCCTCCAGAGGGCCAGAAGGGATGATGCCGTGAACGTCGTTGGCGCGGAGGGAGGAGCCTGGACTATCTGGACTCTCACGACCCACGACGCGACATAGCCGCTGGTCTGTCTGATCTTGAGGGATGA
This Coprothermobacter sp. DNA region includes the following protein-coding sequences:
- the murI gene encoding glutamate racemase codes for the protein MESYVGVFDSGVGGLAVVRELKNRLPREAIMYIADSRFFPYGTKPREQVISRATALVEFLEAHGARMVVVACNTASSAVFPDIQQRVSVPVLGMISAGVKSAQLATRNSRVAVLSTPGTARSHGYLRAMGLLDPTVEMIELQSQELVNLVEAGSIEGQDVADYAADVLKPVREFGADTLVLGCTHFPFLNSLMEGILGPGVKIVDPSKELAYEVGLVLEKCRLTTGAGQQDRFFTTGDPGDFLEKARLFLGDYVSAVEVADV